In Pan paniscus chromosome 1, NHGRI_mPanPan1-v2.0_pri, whole genome shotgun sequence, the DNA window aacaaatagagaaaaaaaagatacaacaaaaatGAACAGACCATTAGTCAGCTATGGTAAAATTTCAAAGCAGCTAATACAAATATAACTGGAGTCTTTGAAGGAGAGGATAGAGAGAAAGAAtagaatatacattatatatatttgatatatatatgcCAAATATACTGTATATGCCATAGATAAGACTATATATGTCATTATTATTCAAATTTGATGAGAACTATAAACATGCAGATGCAAGAAactaaagaaagtaaaacaatacttaaaagataaaactatacAAGGTCTTATCTTAATCAAACTGCTTCAAACCAGTGATAAACAGAAAATCTCAAAAGCGGCCAGAGAAAAAGACATATTATgtacagagaaacaaaaataagaattatggAAGACTTCTTGTTGGAAACAAtgtaagccagaagacagtggaataTCACTTTTCAAACACTTTTTAAAGACACAAACTGTCAACTAGAATCCtacatccagtgaaaatatcttccagaaatgaaggtGAGTTCTTATGCTCATCAAAATGAAGTAATCCACTATACTCTACCTCTCTTACTGATTGAAACTAAGAactctcaggccaggcacagtggctcatatctgtaatcccagcactttgggaggccatagcagatgggtcacttgagctcagtagttcaagaccagcctgggcaacatggagaaaccctgtctctacaaaaaatatgaaaattagccaggcgtggtggcacacacctgtagtcccagctacttgggaggctgaggtgggaggactgcttgagcccaggaggcacagactgcagtcagccaagatcacgtcactgcactccagctcgggttagagagcagactctgtctcaaaataaaaaacaaaactcaggaCTCTTGAAAGAATATGAAAAGTGATTACCTGAGTGCTCTAAAGAGAAAACAATAGAATGCAGATTAAGGACCATagtcaaaactaaaataaaatctacaatGGAGATAACTTTGCACTTTTTCTCCCCACTTTGGGGCACTTGGGAGGAGCTAAGAGTCTTCAGAGCCTGTAGCCAACTTACCTGTGGCAAGTTTTCTGACAAGGATCTCTGTTAGCTGGCTTCCTTGTACCATTTGCTCACAGAATCTCTGTCTCTGGTAGTAGGCAATGCCAGTGTTCCTGAGAAGGCCCTCAAAAGACTTGACTGTGTTCTTCACATGCTGGGTGAAAAGGTAGCAGACACCTCTCCCTTCCTGTATCTTCTGTCGTAAGTGGGTCAGTTCTTCACCCTGAGCCTGAATTAAGGGATCATGTATCCTAAGGTGGGAAAGAAGAGTAAAATGTAAGAGGGAATGTAGTGAATAATAGGTTATAGAAGTTTCAGAGGAGAGATCTCTTAGAATCCCTGTAAGGAACTCCCaagttgaattcttttttttctttttttttttttgagacagagtcttactctgtcgcccaggctggagtgcagtgacaagatctcggctcactgcagcctccgcctctgcctctgcctcccaggttcaagcaattctcttgcctcagccttccaagtagctgggactacaggtgcccaccaccatgccaggataatttatatattttttgtagagatggggttttgccatgttggccatgctagtctcgaacccctgacctcaaatgactcGTGcacctcggtgtcccaaagtgctgggactacaggcatgagccactgcatctggcccaagATTAATTCTTGTACAAGTTGTGTGACTTGCCTGTGGCAGAAGGAATGAAGAACCAGCCTTGGGTTTGTCTGTTATTTTACTaactttcctttaaaaagatgCCCCTTTGGTTCCCCACTTTAGCCCAAGTACATTTTCATACAATATACATCAAGCATTACGCAGTaactggcagaaaaaaaaaaaagccagattcaAAAGTGTTGGGCAGGTATCTCTGGTATTAattgaaagttaaaaagaaaaatcagtgaaaagGTCAAGAAGGGCAGTATTCTTCTGAATGACACGAAGGTAGACCATAATCAGTAAGAAAGCAGTTAAAACTAAAGTTccggccatgtgcagtggctcatgcctgtaatcccagcactttgggaggccaaggcaggcggatcaccttaggtcaggagttttgagagcagcatggccaacatggcgaaaccccatctctgctaaaaatactaaaattagctggtgtggtggtgtgcacctgtactttcagctccttgggaggctgacctaggaggatcgcttgaacctaggaggtggaggttgcagtgagctgagatcacaccactgcactctagcctcggcaacagggtaagactccatctcaaaaaaaaaagtaatgttctGAGTAGTAATTTCATTACTCTATGTGGGATTTCATTGTTTTCTAATTATTGTTCAAATATTTctcatggtgatatggtttggctctgtgtccccactcaaacctCATGTTggattgtaatctccaatgttgggggagggacctgctgGAAAGTGACTGGATCACGGGGGTGGACTTCCCCCTtcctgttctcgtggtagtgagtgagttctcatgaggtctggttgtttgaaagtgtagcacctccctctttgttctctctctctctcctgttctggccatgtgaagaccatgcctgcttccccttcgacttctgcaatgattgtgtttcctgaggcctgcccagaagcagaagcctgtacagcccacagaaccatgagccgattaaacctcttttctttataaatcaccaagACTCAGgtacatgtttatagcagtgtcagaatggactaatacacgtGGGTTCCAATGTAGAGTGTGAGCTCTGTGAGTCTAAAGACAGTGCCACCTATTACGCAACTCACAGCACCTGGTAGTATGTACACATACAAGTAGTTATTCAGTTAATGTTTAGAACCATGTAATCCCAGAGCTGGACTGAACATTTACAGTCATCTACCCCATCTAATGCTTGAATTTTCTCCCTGCTATTCTTCTAAGTTGTTATCAGCAGGTCCTCTTTCAAACTCTATTCGATAGAGTTACTAGACAGTGTCAGGGGAAGTAAAGACACATACTGGCGAGAAACAGGGGCTCCAGACCTATCCCTCCTTCAATCAAATATCTCTGCTTTGGTGAGTTTTACACATTTGAGCTTCTATGATTTCATTTCAACAAAGGATTAAAAGAAGTTTCAAATGCTACAATCTACCTTATGTCTGAAACCCTCTAAGGATAGTCAATGCTGGTCCTGAGTGAATTAATAATTCATTTTCCACACAACAGCTGCTCAATCATCTATCTACCCAATAGCCCTACCAGTTAATACTTCACCTagtataatactttttaaaaaagtttggaGGAGAAACTTTCTTATCATGAAAGGCACTTTGGAAAGTTTGAAAATATCTCTTATAGGAAATGTTAATGACAATCACCACATCTATAAAtgggaacaaataaaataattacagaaaatagTTGTTCAGAGTTTTATATGTGTTAGAGATGGTTTTAACTACTTGCAATTgtgcatttaatcttcataacccTCTAAGGTAGATACTGTCAGTATTTCCGTTTTATAAATGAGGTAGCCTAGGTTAATGACATGCAGAAAAGTGCAGTAAATTTGACCAAGGACACACAAATAGAAGCCACGTTGCTAGTATTCCAATGTAGGCAGCTGTCTCCATTTTACTAATATGCTCTTTAATGGAAAACCCTAGAGACCTAACTAGACTATAGCCTCATTGTGTCTTAGTCTAGTTCTGTGCCTGCCTCATACATTTCTGCCCTTCTCCTTGCACAAATTTGCTCTTTGTTCTACCTGCCTGAGCTGCCCCACTTCAAAGAGTATTTATACACTTCCCACAGAGGTACCTCCTTACCGGAGCCTTGCTGCTGGCCTTGGCAATTCGGTCAGCTCCCTCTCCTGAAACTGCAGCTCCTCCTCCAGCACAGATTCTATAAGGTCTTTGCACTCTTCACACTCTGAGAGAAGACAGACATGCCTGCATCATGGAAGGCTGGATGTGCTGCTGTGGTCACTGCCtgcagggcaggaggcagggtCTATCTCAAGGATGAAAGTATCCCCAGAACCAGGCTTTACACTGAGATTTCCATATCTTTATTCCTCAGTCTCTCAACTACTCcctgttttagagatgaggaaggaAAAGCCCACAGGCCGATAAAGTAACTTGACAAGATGATTCAACTGGAATGAAGCAGTCAGAATTCACGTCCCATGGGGTCTGACtccacatctttttcttttcttttcttttctttttttttgagatggaatctcactttgttccccaggctggaatgcagtggcacgatctcagctcactgcaacctctgactcccgggttattctcctgcctcagccttccaagtagctgagattacaagtgtgccCCAACACaccctgctagtttttgtattttcagtagagacagggcttcaccatgttggccaggctgctctcgaactcctgatctcaaatgatccgcccaccttggcttcccaaagtgctgggattacagtaagtgagccactgcacccggccatgacTTCAAATCTTAAGGCCAATTCACCAAGCCTTACAGCCTCTTAAGTAAAACATGAACATAAGGGCATGAAATAATGACTTCCTGTGTATTTAGGAAGATACTAAGAACTGTAGAACTGATGGTTCTCCTGTTTCAAGAGtttcaataatttgaaaatatttcaaagatttaAACATTTATCTGTATACAACTGTGTAAAACTGTATATGGAGGAGAAAGATCCAAATGATATATGCCCAAATGCTAATAGTGTTTTAAAGGGAGAACCAACACATAGTGTTTGTCATGGTACTGTTGCAGTAGGTTTTTAAGAATTATCATCATATGATCATTACCACTATCCAAAGAGGTAGTTCCTACTCTGTTAccattacagatgagaaaactgaggcacagagacaatAAGttagatttgaacccaggagatttgGCCCTAGGGTATATGCTCTTTAATCACTGCACAATAATACCTTTATACTAAGGTCTTAGGTAATATCTTTCTTCTCTAGcttgagaaatatttttcctaCAATTATaatgaatgaagttttttttttaaactagtttttcaacaaaccAAAGCTCATCTTTTCACTTCTTTAATAAGTGGGTTTTTGGCTTTACTTTTCTATGACAGTAAGTTAGACAGCAAATTTAACCACCCCCCACAcgatgatttatttaaaaataattgtagaaaTTGGAAAGCAAACTCAATTTCAATGTTAACCAGAATCCTCTTCTAATATCCCTGTTCCTCTCATGCCCTTGTTCCCATGTTTCCTTGTCATTATAACTTCCCCCTTCTCCGACTATTAGTAACAGGTTTGGGATTTTACAGTGGATTTAAAAATGTGAGAGCTAACTGTGGAGAGGAAAGGGCCAGCCCCTAACCTGGCCTGGCCTTCTACTGAGAATGGCGGTCTCTTCCACTTGGCCTTGTTCTCATTTTGGCCATGTGTCTCATAGCTCTTATCCTGGACATCCACCTGCAGTTGCTTGCTGTCTGTAAAGTTGATactcagagagagacagaaagggtgTAACAAAGTCACTGATTTTTTTGGAAATACCCTCAATCTAACCAGAACATGAGGAATGGCTTATGTGAACTTATGTGGGAAAAGAATCTTGATCCAGGTATCATAAAGATTTTTCTCCGTGTCTGCTATTGAAGTTTGCATCTCCACATATCTGTGACTCAGTTGAGAATAGGTAGTTTTAAGTTCCTTCAAGGCAGATAGTGTATACTATTACTTCTTTCATCCCTGGTGCTGTTGGCACAGTGCTTTGCAAATGGGTGCTCTTAAAAAAGTTTAAATCGAATCCTGAGATGTTTTAACCAACAGTGATGTTACATGTTTGTAGAATCTGATATTCATTGCTGAGAGGGGAAAGACAGTTTCATGCCTAAACCAAGGTTTTAGTCTCTATTCCTCACTACACTCACACTGCAAACTTTAcacctttgtgcctcagtttttctgTCCTTGGCAAATTGAGAGTAAAATGCCCACTTCTACCTTTCTGGGAGTGTAGTTaggataaaattaattttgatagaGAATAAAGTCTGCAGTGTTTCATTTCACAGAGGAAAGACAGACAATCATTTATCACTTTGGTGACCATGCCCCTATGGGACCTACTATATTTCTGCAGGTGATTGGCCAGGGAGTAGGCAGTAGCTTTGGATGTCAGGAATTTCTCTGTGAGGTCTCGGAAGTTCTCTTTGCACTTTTCCAGTTCAGAGAGCAAGTACTGATTGGTTTCCAGGATGCTCATTTCTGCCCTTGGACCAAAACAAGTGGTGAGAGATACTGCCATGCTGAAGCTTGTGGAGAAAGTACAATCAGAGCCTAGGGAGAATAAACCCAgacaattaataaattaaaaacaaatgcatgGATTATGGTAATGGTTGCACTACTTGGGtaaattactaaaaattattgaacTGTACAATTATAACGGgtaaattttatagtatgtaaattatatctcaataaagtttcTTTACATTAAACGAAGGGTTTAAACAAGTCAAAAGAAAGCAGATCTGATTCATAAATTACCTTTGGGATAAACTTTGTCAGCATCCTACAACTCTGAGAATCCTTAGCCACAAAAACAAGGCACAAGGTGCCTAAGCTTAGAGTCTAAGGTACTGTCTGTGACTCAGGCTCTGATAGGAATGCCAGAAATCAGACCCGGTGCCAGGTAATGGTCTGGAGTCACAATAACAGAATTAGAAGGTGAGGGTGTCATGGAATGTTAggatctctgccttccaggtgtCTAGGCCATGTGGAAACACAGGTCTCTTCTGAAGGTCACCACCAATGGAGAGCACTGCCTCAGCAGTCATTCTCAGTATTTGTATACCCTTGTGACAATACCACAGGCCTATCTCTTTCTAAAATTTAAccatattttcattgtttattattGCAAATGCATAGAAACATCAAGGAATACATATTTCCCCAAGTTCTATCATTGTCTTAAGAACTGTCATGAAGTCATTTTCTTTCTAATGAAAAATTTAACACTTTTAGATAGTCTTGGTGTTCTTCTTTGGTTCTCCAGTTTTCCACATCATttatattataagaaaaaaaatcctgaatattCTGCTCAGTGCGTGAATAATTGATTTATATGGATTtagaggctaggtgcagtggttgacacctgtaatcccaccactttgggagaccaaggtggttggagcacttgagctcaggagtttgagaccaacctggggaGCACGGCGAAACCctgcttctacaaaaaatttttaaaaattagccaggcatagggccaggcacggtggctcatgcctgtaatcccaacactttgggaggccgaggcaggtggatcatgaggtcaggagatcgagaccatcctggctaacacggtgaaatgtcgtctctactgaaaatacaaaaaattagccaggcatggtggcgggtgcctgtagtcccagctacttgggaggctgaggcaggagaatggcatgaacctgggaggcagagcttgcagtgagccgtgattgcgccactgcattccagcctgggtgacagagcaagactccttctcaaaaagaaaaaaaaaagagagagaaaaaaaacagaaaataaaggttTTGACTACCTGAGTGGCTTTATTTGTATAACAAAGCCACCTTTGCTAGCCAAACCAAACTAAAAAAGTGATGGTTGTCACCTCATACCCCAGGCTGCAGTTCGGTAGCTAAGGTTCTGCTCCTTTTTTCACCATGACAACCTGGGTTCGGTTCCTAAATCAATTTCTTTCCAGTTTGATATTTGTGTtacttttgaacatttttttttccagggagcTTTCTTAGCAGGATCTTTGTTGGCTTTCACCCCAGCTGTTAGAGAACAACTTGACTGAATTCAAAATCCAGAAGGTCCGAGGGTATCCTGGGAAGATGGTGGAATGAGAAGCACCTGGAATCTACACAACAACTGCACGGGCAGGATCTGTctgatgtaaatatttcagaactCTGGAGCCTACTGAAGGCTTGCAACTTCCAGAGGAAGGCCCAGATGGTAAATTGTAGGTAATTTCAGTCAATTTCGGCCCTTAGCACAATAGCAGCTACCCAACACTACCCCCAAGGCAGTCAGCTTGTGTTCCTACAGTAAGCTGCACACATCTTTCAGGATCCAGAATGGGCAAAAAGAATGCTGTCTCCAAACATTGGgggtctgggccaggtgcagtagctcatgcctgtaatcctagcactttgggagaccgaggtgggtggattacttgaggtcaggagttcaagaccagccaggcccacatggtaaaactctgtctctactaaaattagtcaggtgtggtggcaggcacctataatcccagccactcaggaggctggggcacaagaatcacttgacccaggaggcggaggctgcagtgagctgagatcatgccactgcactctagcctgggtgacagagaaagactccatctcaaaacacacacacagacacacacacacacacacacacacacacacacacacacacacacattggggCTCTGTTCTCTAATGTCTGATTGCAGCACAGAGACAAAGAGGCTGGCAGCTACTGCTGTACCTTCCCCCATTGTAGCAAGCTCCTCACCCTAAGCTGAAACAACTTCCAGAAAGTTTAAAGGGATGGTACCCTTTTTTCACCCTCcctcaatttttctctttttccccttttgggAGCCAGACATTAAAGGATAAAATATTCAAGAATAACTGCATATATAGGTAAAATTAGGGAGTGACCACACACCCAGGGAAAGGTTCAGGCTCAGAAAACATCTGTGAAGACCATAAGTTTATACCTCAGGCTGATCCTTGGCATAGAGACAACCTACaataatcaaaaaacaaaacaataacagaaaaacagcaaACCCTGAGGAAGGAGGAGAATCTAATTTCTGGAGTTAACCACACTAGTAGattcaaatgtccagttttcaacaacaacaataaaaaaaaaaaaaaaaaaatgaaccaacaGAAATTCTCACTGAAAAATGCCTGATAGTCAAGTT includes these proteins:
- the LOC100990996 gene encoding neuroblastoma breakpoint family member 6-like protein, with translation MAVSLTTCFGPRAEMSILETNQYLLSELEKCKENFRDLTEKFLTSKATAYSLANHLQKYKCEECKDLIESVLEEELQFQERELTELPRPAARLRIHDPLIQAQGEELTHLRQKIQEGRGVCYLFTQHVKNTVKSFEGLLRNTGIAYYQRQRFCEQMVQGSQLTEILVRKLATENHNGKKNEDRQKPLAPR